The Ancylothrix sp. D3o DNA window CGCTCAAAATTATTGAAGAAACGCTCGCCACCAAAACAGAGACGGAACTAACGACGCCAGAAAAACAAATTCTCAAAGCTGCCTGGGATAATGAAACGTATGTTAGCGTGGCCGAAAGCTTATATTTAAGTGTTGGTCATGTTAGAGATTTGGCTTCGCTGTTATGGCAGAGGCTATCTGATGCGTTTGGCGAAAAATTGATTAAAAATAATTTTCGTTATGTGCTTAGACAAAGGGCAAAACTTTCGGTTGAGGCTGATGTTTGGGAAGAATACAATTTCGATGATCTGGAAAACCAAAAAGGGACTATTTTAATTGTGGATGATTTGGTAGATAATTTGCGTTTTTTATCTGAGGTTCTGACGAAGCAGGGCTACAAAGTTCGCAGTGTAACAAATGGTGCAATGGCTTTAAAAACCGTTAGCAATAACCGGCCCGATATTATTCTGCTTGATATTAAAATGCCTGTGATGGATGGTTATCAAGTCTGCGAAGCTTTGAAGTCGTCGGAGGAAACCTCGGATATCCCTGTGATTTTTTTAAGTGCTTTAGATGAAGTGGTGGATAAAGTTAAAGCGTTTCAAGTGGGGGGAGTTGATTATATTATTAAACCTTTTCACCCTAAAGAAATAATTGCTCGCATTGAAACTCACCTAACGATACAACAGCAAAAATCTCAATTGAAACAGCAAATTGAAAAACATCAACAAACGGCAGAGATTCTTTATCAATCTCGTTCTTTACTGGCGAGTTTGTTAAATAGTTCCCCGGATGGAATTATGGGTTTGCAACCGGTTAAGGATATGCTGACAGAAGAAATTAATAATTTTCGCTGTTTGGTGATTAATCCTGCTTTTGCTAAATTTTTAGGTAAAAAACGAGAGGATTTTGTGGGGGATGGGGTGATGAAAAAGGAATTGAATAAACTTTACCCCCGGTTGTTTGATGTACTGGTGGAGGTTTTTGAGACGGGAGAATCTTTTGAGGAAAAGTTGTGTTTAAAAAAAGAAGGGATGAAAAAAAGTTATAGGTTTGTGGCGGTTAAATTTGGAGATGGGGTTTCATTGACTATTCGGGATCTTGCTCCAATTTAGGAGAAACCTCTCCTCTAAAAGGATAGAGGAGGGGAGGTAATTTTGGAAAAATGGTACTTTTTTTTAATTCAAATATTTTCTATAAATTCGAGGATTTTTTCAAATTTAAAATCATGCGCCCAATCTCTGAGGATCTCAATTTCATCTACCTGATGGGGGATTTCTTTTATAAGTTGCAAAACCCATTCATAATCGGCATCTAAGGCTGCGTTATGTAATTTTTCTAGCCAAGTTTTAGGCAGACCGGCCATTATTTCTTTTAAATTTCCTTTGTTGACGGGCTGAGAAGGAGTGGAGATTAGGAGTTTTTCTTTATATATATACTTCACTTTTAAATATTTTTCGATCATTTCAAATATGCTGTTTTCTTCAAAAGGTTTGGAGACAAAATCATCACATCCAGAGGATAAAATAATGGCAATTTCGTCTGACAAACTGCTGGCGGTAACGGCAATTATAGGGGTGGATTGTCCTTTAATGGTACTTTTAATTTGCTTAGTGGCTTGGTAGCCATCCATTACGGGCATTCTCATGTCCATCCAAATTAAATGCGGTTCCCAAGTGTTCCAAATTTCTAGGGCTTCTTGACCGTTTTTTGCTGTTTGGACTTCAAAACCTATGGGTTGAAGAATTTTCAGTAAAAGTTGCCGGTTGTAATCATTATCATCGACGACAAGGAGGCGGTATTGCGGTTGATTTTCTGCAAGAGAAATAACGCATCGGTGTTGTTCGGGAAGGGGGATTTGATGGGAATTAATTATGGTTACTGGTAGGTCAAATATAAAGCTGGTGCCGGTGGTTGGAGGCTGATTTAATTGTGTAATTGGCTTGCCTGGGGTATAAATAAAACCGGCACTGCTGACGCTAATTTCTCCCCCCATTAAGTGGACAAATTGAGAGCTAATGGTTAATCCTAGGCCGGTGCCTTCTGATACTTTTTGACCAGAGGCTGTTTGCTCAAAAGGTTTAAATACATTTTCTAATTCTTGGGGGGCAATACCAACGCCGGTATCTTTAATTTCAAAGCTAATTCGGCATTGGGTGGGGGTTTCTTCGGTTGTTTGTACATTGACGGAGACGCTGCCAGAATTGGTAAATTTTATGGCATTACTGAGGAGGTTAATTAGCACTTGTTTTAGTTTTACTTGATCGGTGCAGATATATTGAGGAACAGAAGGGGCGCATTCAATTTCTAAGCGTAAGTCTTTAGTGTTGGCTTTTAAATTAAACATATCTTTAACCTCGTTTAATAAGTGAAAGAGGTCAAAGTTTTTTTCTGCTACCGTCATTTTACCGGCTTCAATTTTTGAAACATCAAGTATCTGATTAATTAATGTCAGTAAATGATTGCCGCTGCGGCGGATAATATGGAGGTCTTCAATTTGTTCTTTTGAGAGATTTGAGGCTTCGCTTAAAAGGTGAGAAAAGCCAAGAATAGCATTAAGAGGAGTGCGTAATTCATGGCTCATATTGGCAAGAAATGCGCTTTTGGCACGGTTGGCGGCTTCGGCTGCTTGTTTGGCTCTTTCGAGTTCACCTGCTACTTTTTTGCGTTCGATAATTTCTTGCTCTAAACTAATATTTTCGATTAGGGTTTTTTCGGCTTGTTTGCGTTGGGTAATATCTTGGAATGCCCCAATTGCATATTCTACGTTGCCGGCTTCATCAAAAATGGGGGTACAGGTAATTTCTAAAGGTATAATTTGTTCACCTTGGTGCAATTCTATGTCATCTGCTGCTGCTTGGAAGCCTTGAAGAGAGCGCACAAGAGGCAGTTCTTTTAGGGGATAGGTTTGGCCGGTTCCTGCTCGATAAAGAGGGCGATTATCTGATATCTCTTTTAGCAAATCTGGCGGTAGTCCTTGAAGATTTACTAGCTGTTTGGAGACGGTATTTTCGTAGATTACTTTTCCTGTGGCATTATGGACAACAATGCCAAGGGGTATAGCATTAAAGAATTTATTGAGGCGATTTTGATTTTCATTAACTTGAGCATAAAGTCGGGCGTTTTTTAAGGAAATTGCGGCTTGAATTGATAAAAATTGAATGACTTGTAGCCGGTCAGTTGTAAAGACTCCGGGGGCGAGATTATTTTCTAGGTAAATAATACCAATCAATTGCCCTTGATTGAGCAGAGGAGCGCAAAGAATTGATTTTATTTGCTGTGTATTGATATAAGTATCGTGAATAAATTTGCCTTCAGCGGCGGCATTCATTTCTATGATTCCTTTTCGCGTTCTTTCGACATAGTTAATAATCGATAAAGGCACTAAGTTTTCAAGGGGAGTTGTGGGACAATTTGTTTGGGTTGTTGAGTTGACAGCAGCGGCAGCTTCTAGGCGTAATTCTCCTTGGGCTTCGAGGATTAAGTAGCCGGTTTCAGCACCAGAGTTTTCTAGCAAAATTTTCATTAAAGTTGCCAAGAGTTTATCGAGTTCAATTTCACTGGCAATTGCTTGAGATGCTTTCATTAATGTGGCAAAATCTATAATTTCTCCGCCATTTTGGCTAAAGCTATTAGGCACACTTTGGCGCGTATCTATAAAAGTGGAAGCGTTGGTAAAACGCTTTAAAAATTGGGGATATTGTCGTACTAATTCTTCAAGTTTTGCAGTTGCACCCCACCGCCAATAGCAGTGATAAGCATCGGTGAAGTAAACTTGAGCAATTTTGTCTTTTCCCCATGCTAAATAGAATTTGCCGGCAAGTTCGTTTGCTAAGGCTTCTTCGTTGAGATATTCATTTTTTTTTGCTAATTTAATAGCGTTGTCATAATACTCTATTGCTAAGGTGTTGTTGCCTAAGACTCTGTGCTTTTCGGCTTCGACTAAGTAATATTTATGCAGATGTGTCATGGGGGCAAATTTTGCCCATTTTCTTATGTTTTTTTGGTTGGCTTTTACTTTGCGGATGATTTGTTTTTGTTCGGTTTGAGAAGCTTCTGAATAAATGGCAAGATGCGCTAAAGAATTGTAGAAATGAGATAAAGGAATTGTCCCTGGCGCACTGTCGATATATTTTTCTACCTGCTTGGCGTTTTCCAAGGCTTGCGAGTAGTTTTGAAAAAAATAACAGAGAAAAAATTTGTAAAAATACACGGCATGACAAATATTTTTTGCCTTGGCTTTTTGATGCACCGGCAACATTTTTACTTCGTCATAACTCTCGCCAATTAAATGATATTTATCTTCACACCGGCCCATCAAATTTAAGACAAGTTGGCGATTAAGAATGTTATAATAAAAGGCTGATTCTTGCTTAAGCTGGCTGATTACTTTACTATACATTGCCATTTCTTCTTCAACTTTTGATAAGTCTTTCCCCAGCACATAGGAATGATAGCCGTAAACGCACGCAGAATAAGCCGCATATTCTAAGTCTCCTGTTTCTAATCCTATGGTGTAAGCTTCCAGCAAGGGTTTTAAGGTTTCTTTGAGATGTTCTTTCCAATGTTTAACAAAGTAATTAACGATAAATATTGTCTTAGCTCTAAATTTTTTGTCGTTGAATTTATCGCCGACTTTAAGCGCAAGTTGTCCAAATTGATAGCCGGTTTCTATATCTCCAATAGCTTCGCTACAAAGAATCAAACCATAGGTTGCATAGGCATAGCCAGACATGGCAGTATTGCCGTATTTGAGGGAGAGATTGACTTGTTTTAAGACGATTAAGGGCAAGAGTTCCGGTGTCGATAAATACGTTGCCGAAGAAACACCCGACAAAATACGCATCGCTGCTAATTTGTTGGGATCTGTCATCACCGGCAAATCAATTAAATTAGCAATTTTCTTGCCGACTAACTTTAATTTTGTCTTCCCTAGTTCATAGATAATATCTAACTTCGTGGGCGAATCTGTCAATTTAATCCCTAAATTATTTAAGACCGATAAAGCAATTTTTATCCCTTGTGTGGGGTTATTTTGGGCGATACAGCCTTGAATTTTAATTTCATAAATTTTTATTTTCTCTAAGAAAGTTTTGGCGTGGCTTTGTACCACCGCTACCAATTCTTCCATGTCTGAAAAGTTACCACTCAAACTTGCAGCCTCGGCGGCTTCTTCATACATTTCTAAACTCAGCTTATATTGAGAAACCCAGCTATTTTTACTCAGACAATTGATGCCAATTTTTAAATAATTCCAGGCCGGTTGCCATGCTGCGGAGGCTTTGGCTTTTTTACCCGCCATCAAATTTAATTCCGCTAGTTTATCTTTTTCTAATTGAGGCAAATTTATCCAACCATTTTCATTGCCGAAGTTGAGATGCTTAACAATCTCAAAAATCTCGTGTGTAAGTTGCTGTGGCGCTGTTTTTTCTAACAAGCTTTTTCCAATTTTCCAGTGCAGAGTTTGTTTTTGATCCCCCGGAATTAACGAGTAAGCAGCTTGCTGGATGCGATCATGGGCAAATTTATAACAAATTTTCACTTTCTGCAAGTCTCTGTCAGTTTTGAGAAATTTGTAATCTTCTCCAACTGTTAAAATAAGTCCTGCTTCTATCACTTCCCCTAATTCATCGGCTGTTTCTTTTTGCCCTTTATTTTGAAGCCATGACAGGGTTTCTAAGCAAAATTGATTGCCAATACAAGCCGCAAGCTGTAAAGTTTTCTGCGCTTCCTCCGATAAACTTTGAATTTTATTTGCCATTAATTCCACAACATTCTCAGTCAAGTTTCTTGTCTTAATCTTCTCTAAATCCCAACTCCAACCTCCGATTTTATTATCAAATATGAGTAATTTTTCTCTATAAAGAGATTTCAAAAATTCTTTGATAAAAAAAGGATTTCCCTGGGTTTTTTGCGAAATTAACTCTACTAAGGCTAATTGTTGAGACTCCCTACCTTCGCATTTCAGCGTATCGGTAATTAATTGCTCAGTTTGGCTTAAGCTCAGCGGCGACAGAGCCAGATTATTAACAACAACTCCCGCCTCTTTAATATCTGATAAAATCCGCATTAACGGATCAGTTGCACTGACTTCGTTATTTCGATAAGCACCAATTAAAAGCAGATTTTGGGTGTGAGGATTGGTAATAAGAGCCTCGATCAGTTGCAATGTGGCGCTGTCTGCCCATTGCAGATCGTCGAGAAATATCACCAGCGGATGCTGTGGTTTACAAAACACTTGGATAAAGTTTTGAAATACTAAATTAAATCGGTTTGTTGCTTCCGTTGCCGATAATTCAGGAACCGCTGGCTGGGGGCCAATAATTAATTCTAATTCCGGCAGCAAATCGATAATAACTTGGCCGTTGTTGGCTAAGGCTGCTGATATCTTTTTTCCCCATTCTTGTAATAAAAAAGCCTTTTCACTGAGCAATTGTTGAATCAAGTTTTGGCAAGCTGTCATCAATGCTTGATAAGGAATATCGCGGTGTAAATGGTCAAATTTTCCTGAAACAAAATAGCCACGTTTTTGAGTAATGAATTTATAAAGTTCTTGGACTATGGCTGTTTTTCCAATACCAGAGTATCCAGAAATCATCATTACTTCTGTTGCGTTTTTCCCCTCTTTTATGTCATTGCCAGAGGCGACGCGATTCTCTTTCAAAGACGCTACGCGAGCAAAGGCTGTTAATAAGCTTTCTATTTGCGTTTCTCTGCCGTACAATTTTTGGGGGATTTGTAATTGCCTAGAAATGTCTTGTTTTGCCAGCGGAAATATTTTGATTTCGCCTTTCTTCAATTGTGCCAGACAAGTTTCTAAATCTGCTTTTATTCCCCACGTTGTTTGATATCTATTTTCGGGGCTTTTTGCCATTAATTTCAGGACAATCTCGGAAAGTGGTAAGGGAATTTCTGGATTAATTTCTTGTAGTGGAAGCGGTTGTTTGGCAATATGAGAGTGTATTAATTCTAGTGCATCTTCTGAGTCAAAAGGTAGTTGCTTGGTTAGCCATTCATAAAGGCTTACTCCCAAAGAATAAAAATCTGTGCGATAATCAAGGAAAAAATTCATTCGTCCTGTTTGTTCGGGAGACATATAGGCGAATGTTCCTTCTAATAAATTGGGGTTTTTGAAGGTCGGATTTTCTCTCAACAATGATGTTGAAATTCCCAAGTCTATCAGTTTTAATTGGCCTGTTTCAGGGTTAAAAACTATATTCGATAAATTAATGTCTTTGTGAATAATATTGTTTTTATGAATTGCGCCTAAAGCTTCGGTGGCTTTCAAGGCAATTAAAAGTGATTCTTTTAAAGAAAATTCCCGGTTTTCTAACAAATATTTTAAAGAAAAACCGCCAAAATCTTCCAATAACATCACTTGCGTGTTATTAGATTTTACTAAATCATAGGCTTTGATAACTTTTTCTAAGTTGAGGCTGCGAGTTATTTCATATTCATACTGATAGCGGTAAAGTTCAACCGGTGAGGGATAATCTTCTTTGAGGGCTTTTAATATCAAAGGATGTTTATTTGTGGTGCGAATTGCTCGATAAACCACCGAGTTTGCACTTTCATAAATTTGCTCAATAATTTTAATATCTGGCAGATTAATCATATTCATCTGAACACCACCAAGGAGAAATTATCGTTTTTTTTGGATCTCAAATACTTTTTCACCCAAGAAACTGTAGAAACAGCTAAAAAAACCTGACTTCTTAGAGAAATCAGGTTGTTAAATCCTAACAAATGCTCAAAATTAACGGCCTATTCCTGTATAACGGAAACCGGCTGCTTGCATTTGTTTAGGATCAAGGAAATTGCGACCATCAATCATCACGGCATTATTCATTAATTTCGCCATTTTTGGATAATCTAAATGACGGAATTGTTGCCACTCGGTAATCACAACCAAGGCATCACAACCATCGGCTAAACGTTCGGCATCGGTTTCTACAAACACACCAGATAAGCCATGACGCAGGCCGGTTTGAGAGACAACTGGATCATAAGCTTTAACCTTTGCACCAAGGCGGTTTAACTGTTCAATAATATTAAGGGCCGGTGCATCGCGCATATCATCGGTATCCGGTTTAAAAGTTAACCCCAATAAACCCACCGTTTTGCCTTTTAAAATCTTAAGTTCGTGTTGCAATTTTTCAATGACAATTTGCCGCTGACGTTGGTTAACTTCCACCGCAGCTTTCAGCAAATGAGCATCATAGCCATAGTCATCAGCAGTATGAACTAATGCTGACACATCCTTGGGAAAACAAGAACCTCCCCAACCAATACCAGCATTTAAAAATTTCTGGCCAATACGCGAATCTAAACCCATGCCTCTTGCCACTTGCACCACATCTGCACCCATGCGGTCACAAATATTTGCTACTTCGTTAATAAAGCTGATTTTGGTAGCCAAAAACGCATTAGCAGCATATTTAATCATTTCTGCCGAACTCAAATCTGTCACCACTACCGGCACCGCAGGTAAGCTTTGATCTTCGGCATATTTCCGCTCAATAATTGGCGTGTAAAGTTCCTGCATCATGGCGATGGCTTTGGAATTATTACCGCCCAAAACAATGCGATCTGGGTTAAAAGTATCATAGACGGCAGACCCTTCGCGTAAAAATTCTGGGTTGCTGACTACATCAAATTTTACGCCAATTTTTTTAGCGACTTCTTCACCAGAAGCACCGCCATTGCCGACAGTTTCCCGTTCTTTTATGCCATCTAAAACAATCCGTCGTACCCAGTCCCCGGAACCAATGGGAACGGTCGATTTATTAACGATGACTTTATAATCGCCTTCTAGGTGAGCACCTATGCCTTTGGCAACGGCTTCAACGTAACGAGTATCGCTTTCGCCATTGGCTAAAGCAGGGGTACCAACAGCGATAAATAGGATGTCTCCATGTGCTACACCGGCGGCTAAATCGGAGGTAAATTCTAAGTTACCGCTGGCGGTCGCTGACTGCATGATTTCTGATAAGCCTGGTTCAAATATCGGCGACTGACCGGCTTTCATTAGCTGAACTTTGGCTTCGTTGTTGTCTACACAAATAACGTGGTGGCCGATGTGGGCCAAGCAAGTGCCGGTGACTAAGCCGACGTATCCGGTACCAATGACACAAACGCGCATAAATCTTTTTCCTGTTTTTTCTTTTTTATCTAACTCAGAGGCTCTGTGTTTAGTGTTCCCCAAATTTTGGCGAATAACTAATGGGCAGTGATCCGAGAGCGAAAATCCTCAATTGTCAGCTTTAAGCCTTCATCAAGCGGGACGGTTGGCTCCCATCCCAGCCATGTTTTAGCACGAGTGATATCCGGTTGTCGCTGTTTTGGATCATCTTGCGGTAAGGGTTTGAAAATAATTTCAGCATCGGGGTTAACCATACCCTGAATTTTTTGCGCCAGTTCTAAAATAGTATATTCCCCCGGATTGCCTAAATTCACCGGCCCGATGTGCTCGCCATTCATCAAACGCATCAGCCCTTCCACAAGATCCGACACATAACAAAAACTGCGAGTTTGCGAACCATCGCCATAAACTGTGAGGGGAATACCGCGCAAAGATTGGACAATAAAATTACTTACAACCCGCCCATCATTTTCTAACATCCGGGGGCCATAGGTGTTAAAAATGCGAGCAACGCGAATATCAACATTATTTTGGCGGTGATAATCAAAACACAAAGTTTCGGCAACTCGCTTGCCTTCGTCATAACATGATCTGATCCCAAT harbors:
- a CDS encoding response regulator: MTFEEALKIIEETLATKTETELTTPEKQILKAAWDNETYVSVAESLYLSVGHVRDLASLLWQRLSDAFGEKLIKNNFRYVLRQRAKLSVEADVWEEYNFDDLENQKGTILIVDDLVDNLRFLSEVLTKQGYKVRSVTNGAMALKTVSNNRPDIILLDIKMPVMDGYQVCEALKSSEETSDIPVIFLSALDEVVDKVKAFQVGGVDYIIKPFHPKEIIARIETHLTIQQQKSQLKQQIEKHQQTAEILYQSRSLLASLLNSSPDGIMGLQPVKDMLTEEINNFRCLVINPAFAKFLGKKREDFVGDGVMKKELNKLYPRLFDVLVEVFETGESFEEKLCLKKEGMKKSYRFVAVKFGDGVSLTIRDLAPI
- a CDS encoding AAA family ATPase; the encoded protein is MNMINLPDIKIIEQIYESANSVVYRAIRTTNKHPLILKALKEDYPSPVELYRYQYEYEITRSLNLEKVIKAYDLVKSNNTQVMLLEDFGGFSLKYLLENREFSLKESLLIALKATEALGAIHKNNIIHKDINLSNIVFNPETGQLKLIDLGISTSLLRENPTFKNPNLLEGTFAYMSPEQTGRMNFFLDYRTDFYSLGVSLYEWLTKQLPFDSEDALELIHSHIAKQPLPLQEINPEIPLPLSEIVLKLMAKSPENRYQTTWGIKADLETCLAQLKKGEIKIFPLAKQDISRQLQIPQKLYGRETQIESLLTAFARVASLKENRVASGNDIKEGKNATEVMMISGYSGIGKTAIVQELYKFITQKRGYFVSGKFDHLHRDIPYQALMTACQNLIQQLLSEKAFLLQEWGKKISAALANNGQVIIDLLPELELIIGPQPAVPELSATEATNRFNLVFQNFIQVFCKPQHPLVIFLDDLQWADSATLQLIEALITNPHTQNLLLIGAYRNNEVSATDPLMRILSDIKEAGVVVNNLALSPLSLSQTEQLITDTLKCEGRESQQLALVELISQKTQGNPFFIKEFLKSLYREKLLIFDNKIGGWSWDLEKIKTRNLTENVVELMANKIQSLSEEAQKTLQLAACIGNQFCLETLSWLQNKGQKETADELGEVIEAGLILTVGEDYKFLKTDRDLQKVKICYKFAHDRIQQAAYSLIPGDQKQTLHWKIGKSLLEKTAPQQLTHEIFEIVKHLNFGNENGWINLPQLEKDKLAELNLMAGKKAKASAAWQPAWNYLKIGINCLSKNSWVSQYKLSLEMYEEAAEAASLSGNFSDMEELVAVVQSHAKTFLEKIKIYEIKIQGCIAQNNPTQGIKIALSVLNNLGIKLTDSPTKLDIIYELGKTKLKLVGKKIANLIDLPVMTDPNKLAAMRILSGVSSATYLSTPELLPLIVLKQVNLSLKYGNTAMSGYAYATYGLILCSEAIGDIETGYQFGQLALKVGDKFNDKKFRAKTIFIVNYFVKHWKEHLKETLKPLLEAYTIGLETGDLEYAAYSACVYGYHSYVLGKDLSKVEEEMAMYSKVISQLKQESAFYYNILNRQLVLNLMGRCEDKYHLIGESYDEVKMLPVHQKAKAKNICHAVYFYKFFLCYFFQNYSQALENAKQVEKYIDSAPGTIPLSHFYNSLAHLAIYSEASQTEQKQIIRKVKANQKNIRKWAKFAPMTHLHKYYLVEAEKHRVLGNNTLAIEYYDNAIKLAKKNEYLNEEALANELAGKFYLAWGKDKIAQVYFTDAYHCYWRWGATAKLEELVRQYPQFLKRFTNASTFIDTRQSVPNSFSQNGGEIIDFATLMKASQAIASEIELDKLLATLMKILLENSGAETGYLILEAQGELRLEAAAAVNSTTQTNCPTTPLENLVPLSIINYVERTRKGIIEMNAAAEGKFIHDTYINTQQIKSILCAPLLNQGQLIGIIYLENNLAPGVFTTDRLQVIQFLSIQAAISLKNARLYAQVNENQNRLNKFFNAIPLGIVVHNATGKVIYENTVSKQLVNLQGLPPDLLKEISDNRPLYRAGTGQTYPLKELPLVRSLQGFQAAADDIELHQGEQIIPLEITCTPIFDEAGNVEYAIGAFQDITQRKQAEKTLIENISLEQEIIERKKVAGELERAKQAAEAANRAKSAFLANMSHELRTPLNAILGFSHLLSEASNLSKEQIEDLHIIRRSGNHLLTLINQILDVSKIEAGKMTVAEKNFDLFHLLNEVKDMFNLKANTKDLRLEIECAPSVPQYICTDQVKLKQVLINLLSNAIKFTNSGSVSVNVQTTEETPTQCRISFEIKDTGVGIAPQELENVFKPFEQTASGQKVSEGTGLGLTISSQFVHLMGGEISVSSAGFIYTPGKPITQLNQPPTTGTSFIFDLPVTIINSHQIPLPEQHRCVISLAENQPQYRLLVVDDNDYNRQLLLKILQPIGFEVQTAKNGQEALEIWNTWEPHLIWMDMRMPVMDGYQATKQIKSTIKGQSTPIIAVTASSLSDEIAIILSSGCDDFVSKPFEENSIFEMIEKYLKVKYIYKEKLLISTPSQPVNKGNLKEIMAGLPKTWLEKLHNAALDADYEWVLQLIKEIPHQVDEIEILRDWAHDFKFEKILEFIENI
- a CDS encoding UDP-glucose/GDP-mannose dehydrogenase family protein, with the protein product MRVCVIGTGYVGLVTGTCLAHIGHHVICVDNNEAKVQLMKAGQSPIFEPGLSEIMQSATASGNLEFTSDLAAGVAHGDILFIAVGTPALANGESDTRYVEAVAKGIGAHLEGDYKVIVNKSTVPIGSGDWVRRIVLDGIKERETVGNGGASGEEVAKKIGVKFDVVSNPEFLREGSAVYDTFNPDRIVLGGNNSKAIAMMQELYTPIIERKYAEDQSLPAVPVVVTDLSSAEMIKYAANAFLATKISFINEVANICDRMGADVVQVARGMGLDSRIGQKFLNAGIGWGGSCFPKDVSALVHTADDYGYDAHLLKAAVEVNQRQRQIVIEKLQHELKILKGKTVGLLGLTFKPDTDDMRDAPALNIIEQLNRLGAKVKAYDPVVSQTGLRHGLSGVFVETDAERLADGCDALVVITEWQQFRHLDYPKMAKLMNNAVMIDGRNFLDPKQMQAAGFRYTGIGR
- a CDS encoding UDP-glucuronic acid decarboxylase family protein produces the protein MRILVTGGAGFIGSHLIDRLMADGHDVICLDNFYTGHKRNILKWMDSPFFEFIRHDITEPIRLEVDQIYHLACPASPVHYQYNPVKTVKTSFMGTMNMLGLAKRVKARLLMASTSEIYGDPNIHPQTEEYWGNVNTIGIRSCYDEGKRVAETLCFDYHRQNNVDIRVARIFNTYGPRMLENDGRVVSNFIVQSLRGIPLTVYGDGSQTRSFCYVSDLVEGLMRLMNGEHIGPVNLGNPGEYTILELAQKIQGMVNPDAEIIFKPLPQDDPKQRQPDITRAKTWLGWEPTVPLDEGLKLTIEDFRSRITAH